The following proteins are co-located in the Palaemon carinicauda isolate YSFRI2023 chromosome 3, ASM3689809v2, whole genome shotgun sequence genome:
- the LOC137638692 gene encoding tax1-binding protein 1 homolog isoform X1, with translation MIIVAMEVAEEPTCGTVADTRFGLFNTEQMSDVDNPRRDSDEMSVASDFSIIPESFTGQEDISPGDQRVMAQSMASYQSEHFQSTPPETKFGKVLFQNVQATYTADSDIAVSYVLTPSVTAKSSDRVALYRVGFGSPQDYLTYQWAPTPSRDHTTNQLPMTVVFKASSLPKDAGEFFQFCYVTHEGQIVGVSTPFQLHPVGSSNVCGVDDGEDGMVMVCTKESVLHDKINKLTTENEGLLLELSDLKAASEKKQSELDDKVQQLNMCQHHLQALEAKMKKETSEKCELMGRVGQVVEEKGHLEDRLKTLERNLEASTVQIVSLEDKITKITEEKKEATEETLRLRKHKEQLEHALQKCQRDLSGAEENIKTLQAESESYKSERDNAIKELEFWTTSAATDKDEKNSLALKFSTVNEELITKLEELEKTNRLNADLEARLATAVVEMTSVKNTLAETEEKMSKAEEEKTIHEERLNVVNQDNEQLKVKIQQLKNKVESLESVQGNDESGREAAERIASDLSGRLQTAKAEYHALALTNLRLVKKIKKLRQSGSPEVDRERLSSMGTLCSMGTSMSSQGGSWLAVGDVDQEKNKDGDDDTGTVAASDAASCLIRSCTSAVSATTCSSCSHSTQMLSEAVHKKMEDIVRELSLQIQSLKSELKAREREEETRSLVQGETVSSQEPIVPVIEEQQQQQPSMENRQEEQSNVQEVVVGQAQSTESRVDVQNEPSTENSTDQQVLYGNSFLPAQRTAPVFLPERERQASPNNVVGEQDSASASVRPSAPSPTPSMLSQRGQSTATPPVMIVSTAMSGSLFAPKAHLPVRRLQPIPGSILPPPLLPETTPTARQAAVMSQFSSQQVPSGHGHESDDDDFHSTSDNDDTPNITNEMSSSLFECPMCGMAFQQGALRLLEEHINSHLEHVCPICSMAFQRNESKKFEEHVHAHFADEVSEDDNPLDDPSGPWAYRSTRLLEID, from the exons ATGATAATTGTTGCAATGGAAGTTGCTGAAGAACCTACATGTGGTACAGTTGCTGACACTCGATTTGGTCTGTTTAAT ACTGAACAAATGAGTGATGTAGATAATCCAAGGCGGGACAGCGATGAGATGAGTGTTGCGTCCGACTTCAGTATTATTCCCGAAAGTTTT ACTGGACAAGAGGACATTTCTCCCGGAGACCAAAGAGTCATGGCGCAAAGCATGGCATCGTACCAGTCGGAGCACTTCCAGTCGACTCCTCCGGAGACGAAGTTTGGCAAA GTATTGTTCCAAAATGTCCAAGCGACCTACACTGCCGACTCGGACATAGCTGTGTCCTACGTGTTGACCCCCAGTGTGACCGCCAAGTCTTCGGACAGAGTGGCACTGTACCGGGTCGGGTTTGGGTCGCCTCAGGATTATCTGACGTACCAGTGGGCTCCAACTCCGAGCAGGGACCACACGACCAACCAGCTTCCCATGACGGTTGTTTTTAAAG cAAGTTCGTTACCAAAGGATGCTGGCGAGTTCTTCCAGTTCTGCTATGTGACGCACGAGGGCCAGATTGTCGGCGTGTCTACGCCCTTCCAGCTTCATCCAGTCGGGTCGAGCAACGTCTGCGGAGTGGACGACGGTGAGGACGGCATGGTGATGGTTTGCACCAAGGAGAGCGTTCTTCACGATAAGATCAACAAG CTTACCACGGAGAACGAGGGCCTTCTTCTGGAGCTGAGCGACTTGAAAGCGGCCTCAGAAAAGAAACAGAGCGAGCTCGACGACAAGGTGCAGCAGCTCAACATGTGTCAGCATCATCTCCAG GCCTTAGAAGCTAAGATGAAGAAAGAGACATCCGAGAAGTGCGAATTGATGGGAAGAGTCGGACAGGTTGTCGAAGAGAAGGGACACCTGGAAGACCGTCTGAAGACGCTGGAACGCAACCTGGAGGCTTCCACTGTGCAGATAGTGTCACTAGAAGATAAGATCACCAAG ATTACAGAAGAAAAGAAGGAAGCAACGGAAGAGACCTTGCGACTCCGCAAACACAAGGAGCAGTTGGAACATGCCCTGCAGAAGTGTCAGAGGGACCTGTCAGGGGCAGAGGAAAACATAAAG ACTCTGCAAGCTGAATCAGAGAGTTACAAATCAGAGAGAGACAATGCCATCAAAGAGCTGGAGTTCTGGACAACGTCGGCTGCAACGGACaaggatgaaaagaattctctggCCCTCAAGTTTTCAACG GTCAATGAAGAGTTGATTACAAAATTAGAAGAATTGGAGAAGACCAACAGACTGAATGCGGATTTGGAGGCAAGACTCGCTACAGCTGTGGTTGAAATG ACGTCAGTCAAGAATACTCTAGCCGAAACGGAAGAGAAGATGTCCAAAGCCGAGGAAGAGAAGACCATCCACGAGGAACGTCTGAACGTCGTCAATCAAGACAACGAGCAGTTGAAGGTCAAGATCCAGCAGTTGAAGAATAAGGTAGAAAGCTTGGAAAGTGTCCAG GGCAACGATGAAAGCGGAAGAGAGGCTGCGGAAAGAATCGCCAGTGACTTGAGTGGTCGGCTGCAGACTGCCAAAGCAGAGTATCACGCTCTGGCTCTTACAAATTTGCGTCTGGTAAAGAAAATCAAGAAACTCCGTCAGTCCGGAAGTCCCGAGGTAGACAGGGAG AGACTATCTTCGATGGGAACACTCTGTTCGATGGGAACATCCATGTCGTCACAGGGTGGTTCGTGGTTGGCTGTAGGTGACGTCGATCAGGAGAAAAACAAAGACGGAGATGATGACACCGGTACAGTGGCAGCCTCAGATGCTGCTTCCTGTTTGATTCGATCCTGCACGTCGGCCGTCTCGGCAACCACGTGCTCCAGTTGTTCCCACTCCACGCAGATGCTCAGCGAAGCTGTTCACAAGAAGATGGAAGATATCGTTCGTGAGCTCTCCCTTCAGATTCAGTCCCTCAAGAGTGAGTTGAAGGCCCGTGAAAGGGAAGAAGAAACGAGAAGTCTTGTTCAAGGGGAGACTGTTAGCAGTCAGGAACCAATTGTCCCTGTTATTGaagaacagcagcagcaacaaccaaGTATGGAGAACAGACAAGAAGAACAAAGTAATGTTCAGGAGGTGGTGGTAGGCCAGGCGCAGTCGACAGAGAGTAGAGTCGATGTGCAAAATGAGCCGTCGACAGAGAACAGCACTGATCAGCAAGTGTTGTATGGCAATAGTTTCCTCCCAGCCCAACGCACTGCACCAGTATTTTTGCCAGAACGGGAACGGCAGGCATCTCCCAACAATGTCGTCGGTGAGCAGGATTCTGCCAGTGCCTCTGTCCGGCCCTCCGCACCATCCCCGACCCCTTCGATGCTCTCGCAGCGAGGTCAGAGCACAGCGACTCCTCCAGTCATGATAGTAAGCACAGCAATGTCAGGTTCCCTTTTTGCTCCTAAGGCTCACTTGCCTGTTAGACGATTACAGCCTATACCTGGTTCCATCCTTCCACCTCCATTATTACCGGAGACAACTCCCACTGCCCGCCAGGCTGCAGTAATGAGCCAGTTTTCAAGCCAGCAG GTTCCAAGTGGCCATGGGCACGAATCGGATGACGATGATTTTCACAGCACAAGTGATAACGATGATACACCTAATATCACAAATGAAATGAG CTCCAGCCTCTTTGAATGCCCGATGTGTGGGATGGCATTCCAACAAGGAGCCCTCCGACTTTTGGAGGAACACATAAACTCTCACCTGGAGCACGTTTGCCCCATCTGCTCCATGGCTTTTCAACGGAACGAGAGCAAAAA GTTCGAAGAGCACGTCCACGCTCACTTTGCCGACGAGGTCAGCGAAGACGATAATCCCCTGGACGATCCATCGGGACCCTGGGCCTACAGAAGCACGAGGCTGCTGGAGATCGACTAA
- the LOC137638692 gene encoding tax1-binding protein 1 homolog isoform X2 has product MTEQMSDVDNPRRDSDEMSVASDFSIIPESFTGQEDISPGDQRVMAQSMASYQSEHFQSTPPETKFGKVLFQNVQATYTADSDIAVSYVLTPSVTAKSSDRVALYRVGFGSPQDYLTYQWAPTPSRDHTTNQLPMTVVFKASSLPKDAGEFFQFCYVTHEGQIVGVSTPFQLHPVGSSNVCGVDDGEDGMVMVCTKESVLHDKINKLTTENEGLLLELSDLKAASEKKQSELDDKVQQLNMCQHHLQALEAKMKKETSEKCELMGRVGQVVEEKGHLEDRLKTLERNLEASTVQIVSLEDKITKITEEKKEATEETLRLRKHKEQLEHALQKCQRDLSGAEENIKTLQAESESYKSERDNAIKELEFWTTSAATDKDEKNSLALKFSTVNEELITKLEELEKTNRLNADLEARLATAVVEMTSVKNTLAETEEKMSKAEEEKTIHEERLNVVNQDNEQLKVKIQQLKNKVESLESVQGNDESGREAAERIASDLSGRLQTAKAEYHALALTNLRLVKKIKKLRQSGSPEVDRERLSSMGTLCSMGTSMSSQGGSWLAVGDVDQEKNKDGDDDTGTVAASDAASCLIRSCTSAVSATTCSSCSHSTQMLSEAVHKKMEDIVRELSLQIQSLKSELKAREREEETRSLVQGETVSSQEPIVPVIEEQQQQQPSMENRQEEQSNVQEVVVGQAQSTESRVDVQNEPSTENSTDQQVLYGNSFLPAQRTAPVFLPERERQASPNNVVGEQDSASASVRPSAPSPTPSMLSQRGQSTATPPVMIVSTAMSGSLFAPKAHLPVRRLQPIPGSILPPPLLPETTPTARQAAVMSQFSSQQVPSGHGHESDDDDFHSTSDNDDTPNITNEMSSSLFECPMCGMAFQQGALRLLEEHINSHLEHVCPICSMAFQRNESKKFEEHVHAHFADEVSEDDNPLDDPSGPWAYRSTRLLEID; this is encoded by the exons ATG ACTGAACAAATGAGTGATGTAGATAATCCAAGGCGGGACAGCGATGAGATGAGTGTTGCGTCCGACTTCAGTATTATTCCCGAAAGTTTT ACTGGACAAGAGGACATTTCTCCCGGAGACCAAAGAGTCATGGCGCAAAGCATGGCATCGTACCAGTCGGAGCACTTCCAGTCGACTCCTCCGGAGACGAAGTTTGGCAAA GTATTGTTCCAAAATGTCCAAGCGACCTACACTGCCGACTCGGACATAGCTGTGTCCTACGTGTTGACCCCCAGTGTGACCGCCAAGTCTTCGGACAGAGTGGCACTGTACCGGGTCGGGTTTGGGTCGCCTCAGGATTATCTGACGTACCAGTGGGCTCCAACTCCGAGCAGGGACCACACGACCAACCAGCTTCCCATGACGGTTGTTTTTAAAG cAAGTTCGTTACCAAAGGATGCTGGCGAGTTCTTCCAGTTCTGCTATGTGACGCACGAGGGCCAGATTGTCGGCGTGTCTACGCCCTTCCAGCTTCATCCAGTCGGGTCGAGCAACGTCTGCGGAGTGGACGACGGTGAGGACGGCATGGTGATGGTTTGCACCAAGGAGAGCGTTCTTCACGATAAGATCAACAAG CTTACCACGGAGAACGAGGGCCTTCTTCTGGAGCTGAGCGACTTGAAAGCGGCCTCAGAAAAGAAACAGAGCGAGCTCGACGACAAGGTGCAGCAGCTCAACATGTGTCAGCATCATCTCCAG GCCTTAGAAGCTAAGATGAAGAAAGAGACATCCGAGAAGTGCGAATTGATGGGAAGAGTCGGACAGGTTGTCGAAGAGAAGGGACACCTGGAAGACCGTCTGAAGACGCTGGAACGCAACCTGGAGGCTTCCACTGTGCAGATAGTGTCACTAGAAGATAAGATCACCAAG ATTACAGAAGAAAAGAAGGAAGCAACGGAAGAGACCTTGCGACTCCGCAAACACAAGGAGCAGTTGGAACATGCCCTGCAGAAGTGTCAGAGGGACCTGTCAGGGGCAGAGGAAAACATAAAG ACTCTGCAAGCTGAATCAGAGAGTTACAAATCAGAGAGAGACAATGCCATCAAAGAGCTGGAGTTCTGGACAACGTCGGCTGCAACGGACaaggatgaaaagaattctctggCCCTCAAGTTTTCAACG GTCAATGAAGAGTTGATTACAAAATTAGAAGAATTGGAGAAGACCAACAGACTGAATGCGGATTTGGAGGCAAGACTCGCTACAGCTGTGGTTGAAATG ACGTCAGTCAAGAATACTCTAGCCGAAACGGAAGAGAAGATGTCCAAAGCCGAGGAAGAGAAGACCATCCACGAGGAACGTCTGAACGTCGTCAATCAAGACAACGAGCAGTTGAAGGTCAAGATCCAGCAGTTGAAGAATAAGGTAGAAAGCTTGGAAAGTGTCCAG GGCAACGATGAAAGCGGAAGAGAGGCTGCGGAAAGAATCGCCAGTGACTTGAGTGGTCGGCTGCAGACTGCCAAAGCAGAGTATCACGCTCTGGCTCTTACAAATTTGCGTCTGGTAAAGAAAATCAAGAAACTCCGTCAGTCCGGAAGTCCCGAGGTAGACAGGGAG AGACTATCTTCGATGGGAACACTCTGTTCGATGGGAACATCCATGTCGTCACAGGGTGGTTCGTGGTTGGCTGTAGGTGACGTCGATCAGGAGAAAAACAAAGACGGAGATGATGACACCGGTACAGTGGCAGCCTCAGATGCTGCTTCCTGTTTGATTCGATCCTGCACGTCGGCCGTCTCGGCAACCACGTGCTCCAGTTGTTCCCACTCCACGCAGATGCTCAGCGAAGCTGTTCACAAGAAGATGGAAGATATCGTTCGTGAGCTCTCCCTTCAGATTCAGTCCCTCAAGAGTGAGTTGAAGGCCCGTGAAAGGGAAGAAGAAACGAGAAGTCTTGTTCAAGGGGAGACTGTTAGCAGTCAGGAACCAATTGTCCCTGTTATTGaagaacagcagcagcaacaaccaaGTATGGAGAACAGACAAGAAGAACAAAGTAATGTTCAGGAGGTGGTGGTAGGCCAGGCGCAGTCGACAGAGAGTAGAGTCGATGTGCAAAATGAGCCGTCGACAGAGAACAGCACTGATCAGCAAGTGTTGTATGGCAATAGTTTCCTCCCAGCCCAACGCACTGCACCAGTATTTTTGCCAGAACGGGAACGGCAGGCATCTCCCAACAATGTCGTCGGTGAGCAGGATTCTGCCAGTGCCTCTGTCCGGCCCTCCGCACCATCCCCGACCCCTTCGATGCTCTCGCAGCGAGGTCAGAGCACAGCGACTCCTCCAGTCATGATAGTAAGCACAGCAATGTCAGGTTCCCTTTTTGCTCCTAAGGCTCACTTGCCTGTTAGACGATTACAGCCTATACCTGGTTCCATCCTTCCACCTCCATTATTACCGGAGACAACTCCCACTGCCCGCCAGGCTGCAGTAATGAGCCAGTTTTCAAGCCAGCAG GTTCCAAGTGGCCATGGGCACGAATCGGATGACGATGATTTTCACAGCACAAGTGATAACGATGATACACCTAATATCACAAATGAAATGAG CTCCAGCCTCTTTGAATGCCCGATGTGTGGGATGGCATTCCAACAAGGAGCCCTCCGACTTTTGGAGGAACACATAAACTCTCACCTGGAGCACGTTTGCCCCATCTGCTCCATGGCTTTTCAACGGAACGAGAGCAAAAA GTTCGAAGAGCACGTCCACGCTCACTTTGCCGACGAGGTCAGCGAAGACGATAATCCCCTGGACGATCCATCGGGACCCTGGGCCTACAGAAGCACGAGGCTGCTGGAGATCGACTAA
- the LOC137638692 gene encoding tax1-binding protein 1 homolog isoform X3 codes for MSDVDNPRRDSDEMSVASDFSIIPESFTGQEDISPGDQRVMAQSMASYQSEHFQSTPPETKFGKVLFQNVQATYTADSDIAVSYVLTPSVTAKSSDRVALYRVGFGSPQDYLTYQWAPTPSRDHTTNQLPMTVVFKASSLPKDAGEFFQFCYVTHEGQIVGVSTPFQLHPVGSSNVCGVDDGEDGMVMVCTKESVLHDKINKLTTENEGLLLELSDLKAASEKKQSELDDKVQQLNMCQHHLQALEAKMKKETSEKCELMGRVGQVVEEKGHLEDRLKTLERNLEASTVQIVSLEDKITKITEEKKEATEETLRLRKHKEQLEHALQKCQRDLSGAEENIKTLQAESESYKSERDNAIKELEFWTTSAATDKDEKNSLALKFSTVNEELITKLEELEKTNRLNADLEARLATAVVEMTSVKNTLAETEEKMSKAEEEKTIHEERLNVVNQDNEQLKVKIQQLKNKVESLESVQGNDESGREAAERIASDLSGRLQTAKAEYHALALTNLRLVKKIKKLRQSGSPEVDRERLSSMGTLCSMGTSMSSQGGSWLAVGDVDQEKNKDGDDDTGTVAASDAASCLIRSCTSAVSATTCSSCSHSTQMLSEAVHKKMEDIVRELSLQIQSLKSELKAREREEETRSLVQGETVSSQEPIVPVIEEQQQQQPSMENRQEEQSNVQEVVVGQAQSTESRVDVQNEPSTENSTDQQVLYGNSFLPAQRTAPVFLPERERQASPNNVVGEQDSASASVRPSAPSPTPSMLSQRGQSTATPPVMIVSTAMSGSLFAPKAHLPVRRLQPIPGSILPPPLLPETTPTARQAAVMSQFSSQQVPSGHGHESDDDDFHSTSDNDDTPNITNEMSSSLFECPMCGMAFQQGALRLLEEHINSHLEHVCPICSMAFQRNESKKFEEHVHAHFADEVSEDDNPLDDPSGPWAYRSTRLLEID; via the exons ATGAGTGATGTAGATAATCCAAGGCGGGACAGCGATGAGATGAGTGTTGCGTCCGACTTCAGTATTATTCCCGAAAGTTTT ACTGGACAAGAGGACATTTCTCCCGGAGACCAAAGAGTCATGGCGCAAAGCATGGCATCGTACCAGTCGGAGCACTTCCAGTCGACTCCTCCGGAGACGAAGTTTGGCAAA GTATTGTTCCAAAATGTCCAAGCGACCTACACTGCCGACTCGGACATAGCTGTGTCCTACGTGTTGACCCCCAGTGTGACCGCCAAGTCTTCGGACAGAGTGGCACTGTACCGGGTCGGGTTTGGGTCGCCTCAGGATTATCTGACGTACCAGTGGGCTCCAACTCCGAGCAGGGACCACACGACCAACCAGCTTCCCATGACGGTTGTTTTTAAAG cAAGTTCGTTACCAAAGGATGCTGGCGAGTTCTTCCAGTTCTGCTATGTGACGCACGAGGGCCAGATTGTCGGCGTGTCTACGCCCTTCCAGCTTCATCCAGTCGGGTCGAGCAACGTCTGCGGAGTGGACGACGGTGAGGACGGCATGGTGATGGTTTGCACCAAGGAGAGCGTTCTTCACGATAAGATCAACAAG CTTACCACGGAGAACGAGGGCCTTCTTCTGGAGCTGAGCGACTTGAAAGCGGCCTCAGAAAAGAAACAGAGCGAGCTCGACGACAAGGTGCAGCAGCTCAACATGTGTCAGCATCATCTCCAG GCCTTAGAAGCTAAGATGAAGAAAGAGACATCCGAGAAGTGCGAATTGATGGGAAGAGTCGGACAGGTTGTCGAAGAGAAGGGACACCTGGAAGACCGTCTGAAGACGCTGGAACGCAACCTGGAGGCTTCCACTGTGCAGATAGTGTCACTAGAAGATAAGATCACCAAG ATTACAGAAGAAAAGAAGGAAGCAACGGAAGAGACCTTGCGACTCCGCAAACACAAGGAGCAGTTGGAACATGCCCTGCAGAAGTGTCAGAGGGACCTGTCAGGGGCAGAGGAAAACATAAAG ACTCTGCAAGCTGAATCAGAGAGTTACAAATCAGAGAGAGACAATGCCATCAAAGAGCTGGAGTTCTGGACAACGTCGGCTGCAACGGACaaggatgaaaagaattctctggCCCTCAAGTTTTCAACG GTCAATGAAGAGTTGATTACAAAATTAGAAGAATTGGAGAAGACCAACAGACTGAATGCGGATTTGGAGGCAAGACTCGCTACAGCTGTGGTTGAAATG ACGTCAGTCAAGAATACTCTAGCCGAAACGGAAGAGAAGATGTCCAAAGCCGAGGAAGAGAAGACCATCCACGAGGAACGTCTGAACGTCGTCAATCAAGACAACGAGCAGTTGAAGGTCAAGATCCAGCAGTTGAAGAATAAGGTAGAAAGCTTGGAAAGTGTCCAG GGCAACGATGAAAGCGGAAGAGAGGCTGCGGAAAGAATCGCCAGTGACTTGAGTGGTCGGCTGCAGACTGCCAAAGCAGAGTATCACGCTCTGGCTCTTACAAATTTGCGTCTGGTAAAGAAAATCAAGAAACTCCGTCAGTCCGGAAGTCCCGAGGTAGACAGGGAG AGACTATCTTCGATGGGAACACTCTGTTCGATGGGAACATCCATGTCGTCACAGGGTGGTTCGTGGTTGGCTGTAGGTGACGTCGATCAGGAGAAAAACAAAGACGGAGATGATGACACCGGTACAGTGGCAGCCTCAGATGCTGCTTCCTGTTTGATTCGATCCTGCACGTCGGCCGTCTCGGCAACCACGTGCTCCAGTTGTTCCCACTCCACGCAGATGCTCAGCGAAGCTGTTCACAAGAAGATGGAAGATATCGTTCGTGAGCTCTCCCTTCAGATTCAGTCCCTCAAGAGTGAGTTGAAGGCCCGTGAAAGGGAAGAAGAAACGAGAAGTCTTGTTCAAGGGGAGACTGTTAGCAGTCAGGAACCAATTGTCCCTGTTATTGaagaacagcagcagcaacaaccaaGTATGGAGAACAGACAAGAAGAACAAAGTAATGTTCAGGAGGTGGTGGTAGGCCAGGCGCAGTCGACAGAGAGTAGAGTCGATGTGCAAAATGAGCCGTCGACAGAGAACAGCACTGATCAGCAAGTGTTGTATGGCAATAGTTTCCTCCCAGCCCAACGCACTGCACCAGTATTTTTGCCAGAACGGGAACGGCAGGCATCTCCCAACAATGTCGTCGGTGAGCAGGATTCTGCCAGTGCCTCTGTCCGGCCCTCCGCACCATCCCCGACCCCTTCGATGCTCTCGCAGCGAGGTCAGAGCACAGCGACTCCTCCAGTCATGATAGTAAGCACAGCAATGTCAGGTTCCCTTTTTGCTCCTAAGGCTCACTTGCCTGTTAGACGATTACAGCCTATACCTGGTTCCATCCTTCCACCTCCATTATTACCGGAGACAACTCCCACTGCCCGCCAGGCTGCAGTAATGAGCCAGTTTTCAAGCCAGCAG GTTCCAAGTGGCCATGGGCACGAATCGGATGACGATGATTTTCACAGCACAAGTGATAACGATGATACACCTAATATCACAAATGAAATGAG CTCCAGCCTCTTTGAATGCCCGATGTGTGGGATGGCATTCCAACAAGGAGCCCTCCGACTTTTGGAGGAACACATAAACTCTCACCTGGAGCACGTTTGCCCCATCTGCTCCATGGCTTTTCAACGGAACGAGAGCAAAAA GTTCGAAGAGCACGTCCACGCTCACTTTGCCGACGAGGTCAGCGAAGACGATAATCCCCTGGACGATCCATCGGGACCCTGGGCCTACAGAAGCACGAGGCTGCTGGAGATCGACTAA